The following proteins come from a genomic window of Rhizobium sp. 007:
- a CDS encoding aspartate aminotransferase family protein: MLERSNELNAWDRDHFFHPSTHMGMHARGETPTRVIGNGEGVYITDTSGRSSLDAFAGLYCVNVGYGRQKIADAITEQAKSLAYYHAYVGHGTEASIRLSKMIIDRAPEAMSRVYFGLSGSDANETNIKLIWYYNNILGRPDKKKIISRWRGYHGSGVMTGSLTGLELFHKAFDLPRAPILHTEAPYYFRRPDRSMDEEQFSQFCADKLEEMILAEGPETIAAFIGEPILGTGGIVPPPAGYWHKIQAVLEKYDILLVADEVVTGFGRLGTMFGSDHYGMKPDLITIAKGLTSAYAPLSGTIVSDKVWQVLVQGSDQMGAIGHGWTYSAHPICAAAGIANLELIDELDLVRNAGETGAYFRSELAKAVGGHKNVGEVRGDGLMAAVEFVADRDDRKFFDPSQKIGPQVAAALLERGVIGRAMPQGDILGFAPPLCLTRGEADTVVKAAAEAIDSVFKSI, from the coding sequence ATGCTGGAACGAAGCAACGAACTCAACGCCTGGGACCGGGATCATTTCTTCCATCCCTCCACTCATATGGGCATGCACGCACGTGGCGAGACGCCGACGCGGGTGATCGGCAACGGTGAAGGCGTCTACATCACCGATACGAGCGGCCGCTCCAGTCTCGATGCCTTTGCCGGACTTTACTGCGTCAATGTCGGCTACGGCCGGCAGAAAATCGCCGATGCGATTACCGAACAGGCAAAGAGCCTTGCCTACTATCACGCCTATGTCGGCCATGGCACGGAAGCATCGATCAGGCTGTCGAAGATGATCATCGACCGCGCGCCCGAAGCCATGAGCCGCGTCTACTTCGGCCTTTCCGGGTCCGATGCGAACGAGACGAACATCAAGCTCATCTGGTATTACAACAACATCCTCGGCCGTCCGGACAAGAAGAAGATCATCTCGCGCTGGCGCGGTTATCACGGCTCGGGTGTCATGACAGGTTCGCTAACGGGGCTCGAACTTTTCCACAAGGCTTTTGACCTGCCGCGCGCGCCCATTCTCCACACGGAAGCTCCTTATTATTTCCGCCGGCCCGACCGCTCGATGGACGAGGAGCAGTTTTCGCAATTTTGCGCCGACAAGCTGGAGGAGATGATCCTTGCCGAAGGCCCGGAAACAATTGCCGCCTTTATCGGCGAACCAATCCTCGGGACAGGCGGTATCGTTCCGCCTCCCGCCGGATACTGGCACAAGATCCAGGCCGTGCTGGAAAAGTACGATATCCTGCTGGTTGCAGATGAGGTGGTGACCGGTTTCGGCCGCTTGGGCACGATGTTCGGCTCGGACCACTACGGCATGAAGCCGGACCTGATCACCATCGCCAAGGGCCTCACCTCGGCCTATGCACCGCTTTCCGGTACGATCGTTTCCGACAAGGTCTGGCAGGTGCTCGTCCAGGGCTCCGATCAGATGGGGGCGATTGGTCATGGCTGGACCTACTCCGCACATCCGATCTGCGCCGCCGCTGGGATTGCCAACCTGGAACTGATCGATGAGCTTGATCTCGTGAGGAATGCCGGCGAGACCGGCGCCTATTTCCGCTCGGAACTGGCAAAGGCCGTCGGCGGTCACAAGAACGTTGGTGAGGTGCGTGGAGACGGGTTGATGGCGGCTGTTGAGTTTGTTGCAGATCGGGACGATCGCAAATTCTTCGATCCCTCGCAAAAAATCGGTCCGCAGGTGGCCGCTGCACTGCTGGAGCGCGGCGTGATCGGCCGCGCCATGCCGCAGGGCGACATCCTCGGTTTTGCGCCGCCGCTTTGTTTGACCCGGGGCGAGGCCGATACTGTGGTCAAAGCTGCGGCCGAAGCCATCGACAGCGTCTTCAAATCCATCTGA
- a CDS encoding alcohol dehydrogenase family protein: MTVVPKTMAAVQLVGHGGLDKLVYNESAPVPMPGAGEVLIKVTACGMNNTDVWVRQGAYGTEDDPSAVSTWRRKGNTLTFPRIQGTDAVGHIVAVGAGIDAKRIGERVMVDFSIYNREDDSLADIDYMGHGRDGGYAQYMALPAQNAHIVDTDLTDVELATFCCAYLTGERMLERARLAAGEHVLVTGASGGVGSAIIQLARARGAIPIAIAGPGKEQAVLDIGAEAVVTRGGDDLVEAVNRASAGRPIDVVADLVAGSMFNDLLKILRPEGRYTTAGAIGGPVVQLDLRTMYLKQLELHGSSQGTRADFRRLVRYIEDKKIRPLVGGVYPLSDFHRAQTDFMAKNFIGKLVVVPD, from the coding sequence ATGACCGTTGTTCCGAAGACGATGGCAGCCGTACAACTCGTCGGTCATGGCGGGCTCGACAAGCTGGTCTATAACGAATCCGCTCCTGTCCCGATGCCGGGCGCAGGCGAAGTGCTCATCAAGGTCACGGCCTGCGGCATGAACAACACCGACGTCTGGGTCCGCCAGGGCGCCTACGGCACCGAAGACGACCCGTCGGCCGTCTCCACGTGGCGCAGGAAGGGCAATACGCTGACGTTCCCGCGCATCCAGGGGACGGATGCTGTCGGCCATATCGTCGCGGTTGGCGCCGGCATCGACGCAAAACGGATCGGCGAGCGTGTAATGGTCGATTTCTCGATCTATAATCGCGAAGACGACAGCCTTGCCGACATCGACTATATGGGTCACGGCCGGGATGGCGGTTATGCCCAATACATGGCGCTGCCTGCGCAAAACGCCCATATCGTCGATACCGATCTCACCGACGTCGAACTTGCAACCTTCTGCTGTGCCTACCTGACCGGAGAACGGATGCTTGAGCGGGCGCGGCTTGCTGCGGGCGAACACGTGCTGGTGACGGGGGCATCGGGCGGTGTCGGATCGGCGATCATCCAGCTCGCAAGAGCGCGCGGCGCAATCCCGATTGCGATAGCTGGTCCTGGCAAGGAGCAGGCTGTGCTGGACATCGGCGCAGAAGCAGTCGTCACACGCGGCGGCGATGATCTCGTCGAAGCCGTCAATCGGGCATCAGCCGGCCGGCCGATCGACGTCGTGGCCGATCTCGTCGCCGGATCGATGTTCAACGATCTTTTGAAGATCCTACGCCCCGAAGGCCGCTATACGACGGCCGGTGCGATCGGCGGGCCGGTGGTTCAGCTCGACTTGCGGACAATGTACCTGAAGCAACTGGAGTTGCATGGATCGAGCCAGGGTACGCGCGCCGACTTCCGTCGGCTCGTCCGCTATATCGAGGACAAGAAAATCCGGCCCCTGGTCGGCGGCGTCTATCCGCTATCGGATTTCCATCGGGCTCAGACGGACTTCATGGCAAAGAACTTCATCGGAAAGCTCGTCGTCGTCCCCGACTAA
- a CDS encoding phosphodiester glycosidase family protein — MTYLKNGVLIAAVMLAALITSLPPAFAKDCKQETFEEARYIVCTLEPGKADLRLFWKGVDGEPYRYFSSVAEAVGKEGRALTFAMNAGMYRADFSPIGLYVEAGRELRPANEARGEGSAGLLPNFYKKPNGVFFFDDTRAGILPTDQFLKRRPKVRFATQSGPMLVIQNKLHSAFIVGSTDRTRRSGVGVCGGGTIRLAASDDMVNFHDFARLFRDHLKCPNALFLDGGRGVGIYNPKMGRNDRSWHGGFGPIFGVVE; from the coding sequence ATGACGTATCTGAAAAATGGAGTGCTAATCGCAGCCGTGATGCTGGCTGCATTGATAACGTCCTTGCCGCCGGCTTTTGCCAAAGATTGTAAGCAAGAAACGTTCGAGGAGGCGCGATACATTGTCTGCACCCTGGAACCTGGGAAAGCTGACCTGCGATTGTTCTGGAAGGGCGTGGATGGCGAGCCTTACCGCTATTTCTCGAGCGTCGCCGAAGCCGTGGGGAAAGAGGGACGAGCGCTGACATTCGCGATGAACGCAGGGATGTACCGCGCCGATTTTTCTCCGATAGGACTTTATGTCGAGGCCGGCCGAGAACTACGACCCGCCAATGAGGCCCGAGGTGAAGGCTCAGCCGGTCTGCTGCCAAATTTCTATAAGAAGCCGAACGGCGTGTTCTTTTTTGACGACACAAGGGCCGGAATACTCCCGACAGATCAATTTTTGAAACGTCGGCCCAAGGTGCGGTTCGCCACCCAGTCTGGTCCAATGCTTGTCATTCAGAACAAGCTGCACTCGGCCTTTATTGTAGGGTCGACAGACCGAACCCGTCGGAGCGGCGTGGGAGTCTGTGGCGGTGGCACCATTCGCCTTGCCGCAAGCGACGACATGGTGAATTTCCACGATTTTGCGCGCCTGTTCCGCGACCATTTAAAATGCCCCAATGCATTGTTTCTCGACGGTGGACGAGGTGTGGGGATTTACAACCCGAAGATGGGCCGCAATGACAGATCCTGGCATGGCGGGTTCGGCCCGATCTTTGGAGTTGTAGAATAA
- a CDS encoding FAD-binding oxidoreductase has translation MDNLNLTTLQKGQTAMTDVALNAFAAGLRGRLLTGTDVDYDEARAIWNGMIDRRPGLIVRCAGAADVMRSVRFARENNLLLAVRGGGHNIAGNAVCEGGLVIDLSPMKSVRVDPGTRRLRVEPGATLADVDNETQAFGLALPTGINSTTGIAGLTLGGGFGWLTRKFGLTIDNIISMEVVTAEGKLVRVSENEEPDLFWALRGGGGNFGVVTSFEFRLHDLPGEVLAGLVVHPFADAEMVLRQYRQVLETAPDELTCWAVMRKAPPLPFLPAEWHGREILALAMCHCGDIEAGKVAAAALRDIGNPIADVVGPTAFAAWQQAFDPLLTPGARNYWKSQDFAELSDATIAALLDAVRKLPGPECEIFIGHVGGAAGRIAVEDTAFPQRNSHFVMNVHARWRENSMDSTCIGWARELFEATKKHAIGTAYINFMPEDESDRVEAAYGGNYKRLTEIKRRYDPQNLFRMNQNVQPQAEMRAAG, from the coding sequence ATGGACAACTTGAACCTTACGACCCTGCAGAAGGGCCAAACGGCCATGACGGACGTTGCGCTCAATGCCTTCGCGGCAGGTCTGCGCGGCAGATTGCTCACGGGAACGGACGTCGATTACGACGAGGCGCGGGCCATATGGAATGGGATGATTGACCGGCGCCCGGGTCTCATCGTGCGCTGCGCTGGTGCCGCCGACGTTATGAGATCCGTCCGGTTCGCGCGCGAAAACAATCTTCTTTTGGCTGTCCGCGGCGGCGGGCATAACATTGCCGGCAATGCCGTCTGTGAAGGCGGCCTGGTCATTGATCTGTCGCCGATGAAATCGGTAAGGGTCGACCCGGGCACACGGCGTTTACGGGTCGAGCCGGGCGCAACGCTTGCTGATGTCGATAACGAAACACAGGCTTTCGGGCTGGCTCTACCGACAGGAATCAATTCCACGACCGGCATTGCCGGACTGACACTTGGTGGCGGTTTCGGCTGGCTTACACGCAAGTTCGGGCTGACGATCGACAATATCATTTCGATGGAGGTCGTAACCGCTGAAGGCAAGCTGGTACGCGTGAGCGAGAACGAAGAGCCGGATCTGTTTTGGGCGCTACGCGGCGGCGGCGGCAATTTCGGCGTCGTAACCTCCTTTGAGTTCCGGCTCCACGACCTGCCGGGCGAGGTTCTGGCAGGTCTGGTCGTCCATCCTTTTGCCGACGCGGAAATGGTGCTCAGGCAATATCGCCAGGTGCTCGAAACGGCGCCGGACGAACTCACATGCTGGGCGGTCATGCGCAAGGCACCGCCGCTGCCTTTCCTGCCCGCCGAATGGCACGGCAGGGAAATCCTTGCACTCGCCATGTGCCATTGCGGCGACATCGAAGCGGGCAAAGTCGCTGCCGCGGCGCTTCGTGACATCGGCAATCCGATTGCCGATGTTGTCGGTCCGACAGCTTTTGCCGCCTGGCAACAGGCATTCGACCCGCTGCTGACGCCAGGCGCGCGCAACTATTGGAAGAGCCAGGATTTCGCAGAGCTCTCGGATGCGACGATTGCTGCTCTCCTCGATGCCGTTCGCAAGCTTCCGGGGCCGGAATGCGAGATCTTCATTGGCCATGTGGGCGGTGCAGCGGGCCGCATCGCAGTGGAGGATACGGCTTTTCCACAGCGCAACTCGCATTTCGTCATGAACGTCCATGCGCGCTGGCGCGAGAATTCGATGGACAGCACGTGCATCGGCTGGGCACGCGAGCTTTTCGAGGCAACGAAGAAGCACGCCATCGGCACAGCCTACATCAACTTCATGCCGGAGGATGAAAGCGATCGTGTCGAAGCGGCCTATGGCGGCAACTACAAACGTCTGACGGAGATCAAGCGGCGTTACGATCCTCAGAATCTGTTCCGTATGAACCAGAATGTGCAGCCACAAGCGGAAATGCGGGCCGCCGGCTGA
- the queC gene encoding 7-cyano-7-deazaguanine synthase QueC — MKTIVICSGGLDSVSLAHKVAAEHELIGLLSFDYGQRHRKELDFAAACAKRLGVAHQIIDIRNIGSHLTGSALTDDIDVPDGHYAEETMKATVVPNRNAIMLAIAFGLAAAQKADAVAVAVHGGDHFIYPDCRPGFIQSFQDMQNQALDGYASVSLFAPYVTVSKADIVTDGARNATPFAQTWSCYKGGSRHCGRCGTCVERREAFHLAGIDDPTDYEDPDFWVAATAGFAAEEVK, encoded by the coding sequence ATGAAAACCATCGTCATCTGCTCCGGCGGATTGGACTCCGTTTCGCTTGCGCACAAGGTTGCCGCGGAACACGAACTCATCGGCCTTCTCTCCTTCGACTACGGACAGAGGCACCGCAAGGAACTCGATTTCGCGGCTGCATGCGCCAAACGCCTGGGTGTGGCCCATCAGATCATCGACATCCGCAACATAGGCAGCCATCTGACGGGATCGGCGCTGACCGACGACATCGATGTTCCGGACGGGCATTATGCCGAAGAGACGATGAAGGCGACCGTCGTACCGAACCGCAACGCCATCATGCTCGCCATCGCCTTCGGGCTTGCGGCGGCGCAGAAGGCCGATGCGGTCGCAGTCGCTGTGCATGGCGGGGACCACTTCATCTATCCGGACTGCCGGCCAGGTTTCATCCAGTCCTTCCAGGACATGCAGAACCAGGCGCTCGACGGCTATGCCAGCGTTTCGCTTTTTGCACCTTACGTCACCGTCTCGAAGGCCGATATCGTAACCGATGGCGCCAGGAACGCCACTCCGTTCGCACAGACCTGGTCGTGCTACAAGGGCGGTTCGCGCCACTGCGGCCGCTGCGGCACCTGTGTCGAACGGCGCGAAGCGTTTCATCTGGCCGGCATAGACGATCCGACGGACTACGAGGACCCGGACTTCTGGGTGGCCGCAACCGCGGGCTTTGCTGCTGAAGAGGTGAAATGA
- the queD gene encoding 6-carboxytetrahydropterin synthase QueD, whose protein sequence is MFRITKEFHFSASHRLTSLPADHQCGRLHGHNYVVEVELSAATLNSHGFVRDYHELAPLKSYIDESFDHRHLNEVLGHDQVTAECLAKHFYDWCKDRLPETSAVRVSETPKTWAEYRP, encoded by the coding sequence ATGTTCCGCATCACCAAGGAGTTTCATTTCTCCGCCTCGCACCGGCTCACAAGCCTGCCCGCCGACCATCAATGCGGCCGCCTTCACGGACACAATTACGTCGTGGAGGTGGAACTTTCAGCAGCAACCCTCAACAGCCACGGATTTGTCCGCGATTACCACGAGCTTGCGCCGCTGAAGTCCTATATTGACGAGTCCTTCGACCACCGGCACCTGAACGAGGTCCTCGGTCATGATCAGGTGACGGCTGAGTGTCTGGCGAAGCATTTCTACGATTGGTGCAAGGATCGCCTGCCGGAAACCTCGGCCGTGCGCGTCAGCGAGACGCCGAAGACCTGGGCGGAATACCGGCCATGA
- the queE gene encoding 7-carboxy-7-deazaguanine synthase QueE, translated as MTVARKAEIRVSEIFGPTIQGEGILIGLPTVFVRTGGCDYRCSWCDTLHAVDSEYRDQWRAMSVDDIWQEVLRLSGNKPLTVSLSGGNPAIQALGPLIERGHSEGFRFALESQGSIAKDWFADLDVLVLSPKPPSSGMETDWRAFEACLKMAAEKPQLALKIVVFDDRDYLFARTAAARYPTLPVYLQPGNHTPPPPADEDASVDFDGIMDRMLWLIDKVTEDRWFEARVLPQLHVLLWGNKRGV; from the coding sequence ATGACCGTCGCCCGCAAGGCCGAAATTCGCGTCAGCGAAATCTTCGGGCCTACCATTCAGGGGGAAGGTATCTTGATCGGCCTTCCGACCGTTTTTGTCAGGACGGGGGGCTGCGATTACCGCTGCTCATGGTGTGATACGCTGCATGCCGTCGACAGCGAGTATCGTGATCAATGGCGTGCGATGTCGGTCGACGATATCTGGCAGGAGGTCTTGCGGCTTTCGGGCAACAAACCGCTGACGGTATCACTGTCGGGAGGCAATCCGGCGATCCAAGCGCTCGGGCCGCTGATAGAACGCGGACACAGCGAGGGTTTCCGTTTCGCGCTGGAAAGCCAGGGCAGCATTGCCAAGGATTGGTTTGCCGATCTCGATGTTCTTGTCCTGAGCCCAAAGCCGCCGTCAAGCGGCATGGAGACCGACTGGCGCGCGTTCGAGGCCTGCCTGAAAATGGCTGCCGAAAAGCCGCAGCTTGCGCTGAAGATCGTTGTGTTCGACGATCGCGATTACCTCTTCGCCCGGACCGCCGCGGCACGTTACCCGACGCTTCCCGTTTATCTTCAACCCGGCAATCATACGCCACCCCCGCCCGCAGACGAAGACGCAAGCGTCGATTTCGACGGCATCATGGACCGGATGCTCTGGCTGATCGACAAGGTGACGGAAGATCGGTGGTTCGAGGCGCGCGTGCTGCCGCAACTACATGTGCTGCTGTGGGGCAACAAGCGCGGCGTCTGA